Proteins found in one Paenibacillus sp. FSL R10-2782 genomic segment:
- a CDS encoding methyl-accepting chemotaxis protein: protein MVILRTFQFKSLQARTFSTLVPLVLLTLILISFLSYFFAKQKLDAEISQNATHSLSGVKADIAANVDRHALLVSMLAKSAEQLGTGTKIEDYGHLYEQELALNDMTYGLGVFFAKDAYEPDTTYRSNYVYRNGKQMKQTTEYDDPQYNYLAKLWYTGAVERGKDINFTEPFYDSKLKVNMITAGKAFYDRTGKLMGVITGDLSMASIQAYIERMKFGAQGRAVLMDKNGAILSSGLQSIKAGEPLTKVLTAEAAQAIQNGASGQISASIGNEDYRILYDTIPQTGWKIGVLLPDSELNRPANEMLKLLLIVSAIGILLIMGALLVSNLGMVREIKKIMQMTNRMAVGDYTVEVSHHRKDEFGQMAEGINEVIAATRGMASRLSKESGVITTVSSAISGDISGAAEDAKHNADELAQVKEGAELQLAAAAESATAMEEMAVGVQRIAESIQQVSEATTGIEHKAHQGNERLTEVTRGMHKAKVSMDEAGKVVGSLNERSAQIGSIIGIIQEISGQTKLLSLNASIEAARAGEHGRGFAVVASEIGKLAVNVSQSAEQITSRIRSMQEETKLAMEGMQQGTLEMDEGVAILQEVEQRFAAMNQDIQQVAIEVQEVSSASEQMSAGSEEVAASISYLADIAKASAERAGQASERSERQLEALESLDSSAKSLTGVSDTLNQVVSHFRV from the coding sequence GTGGTCATATTGCGTACATTTCAATTTAAAAGCTTACAAGCACGAACATTCTCTACCTTGGTTCCCCTTGTGCTTCTGACTTTGATTTTAATCAGTTTTTTGTCTTACTTTTTCGCTAAGCAAAAGTTGGACGCGGAAATTAGCCAGAATGCTACCCACTCTCTGTCGGGAGTTAAAGCAGATATTGCAGCTAATGTGGATCGGCATGCTTTACTTGTCTCCATGCTGGCCAAGAGTGCAGAACAGCTGGGGACAGGAACGAAAATTGAAGATTATGGACATTTATATGAACAAGAGTTGGCATTGAATGATATGACCTATGGTCTGGGTGTTTTTTTCGCCAAGGATGCGTATGAGCCTGATACGACATATCGATCCAATTATGTGTATAGAAATGGTAAACAGATGAAGCAAACGACTGAATATGATGATCCCCAATATAACTATTTAGCAAAGTTGTGGTACACAGGGGCTGTTGAGCGAGGTAAAGATATAAACTTTACGGAGCCATTTTACGATTCCAAACTGAAAGTAAATATGATTACTGCCGGAAAAGCATTTTATGACCGAACAGGTAAGCTGATGGGTGTCATTACGGGTGACTTAAGTATGGCGAGTATTCAAGCCTATATTGAACGAATGAAATTCGGTGCTCAAGGAAGAGCGGTTTTGATGGACAAGAATGGAGCGATCCTGTCATCGGGGCTACAATCGATCAAAGCAGGTGAGCCGCTAACAAAGGTGTTGACTGCGGAGGCGGCACAAGCTATCCAAAACGGTGCTTCCGGACAGATATCCGCGTCCATCGGGAATGAGGATTATCGGATATTGTACGATACAATACCGCAAACTGGTTGGAAAATTGGGGTGCTGCTGCCGGATTCGGAGTTGAATCGTCCTGCGAACGAAATGCTTAAGCTGCTCCTTATTGTTAGTGCTATCGGAATCCTGCTGATCATGGGGGCCTTGCTGGTTAGCAATTTGGGGATGGTCAGAGAGATTAAAAAAATAATGCAGATGACGAATCGCATGGCCGTTGGAGATTATACAGTTGAAGTATCTCATCATCGTAAAGATGAGTTTGGTCAAATGGCAGAGGGAATCAATGAGGTGATTGCTGCTACAAGGGGGATGGCAAGTCGCTTGAGCAAAGAATCCGGCGTGATTACGACGGTATCCTCAGCTATTTCGGGGGATATTTCTGGCGCAGCTGAGGATGCGAAGCACAATGCTGACGAGCTGGCTCAGGTAAAAGAAGGTGCAGAACTACAGTTGGCTGCTGCGGCAGAGAGTGCGACTGCGATGGAGGAAATGGCTGTTGGCGTTCAACGTATTGCCGAATCCATACAGCAGGTATCTGAAGCTACCACAGGCATTGAACATAAGGCTCATCAAGGAAATGAACGTTTGACCGAGGTCACCCGAGGAATGCACAAAGCGAAGGTATCTATGGATGAAGCAGGCAAGGTAGTAGGTTCGTTGAATGAACGGTCGGCCCAGATCGGCAGCATTATCGGAATCATTCAGGAAATTAGTGGGCAGACCAAGCTGCTGTCGCTGAATGCCTCTATTGAGGCAGCACGTGCGGGTGAGCATGGCCGAGGGTTCGCTGTTGTGGCTTCAGAAATTGGCAAGCTTGCTGTAAATGTCAGTCAGTCTGCGGAGCAAATTACGAGTCGAATTCGATCCATGCAGGAAGAAACGAAATTAGCAATGGAAGGGATGCAGCAGGGCACTCTAGAGATGGATGAAGGGGTAGCAATTTTGCAGGAGGTGGAACAGCGCTTTGCTGCAATGAATCAGGATATCCAGCAGGTGGCGATTGAAGTGCAGGAGGTTTCATCGGCTTCGGAGCAAATGTCAGCAGGCTCAGAGGAGGTTGCGGCATCTATTAGTTACCTTGCCGATATTGCAAAAGCTTCTGCTGAACGTGCTGGGCAAGCCTCCGAACGATCTGAACGGCAACTGGAAGCGTTGGAAAGTCTGGATAGCTCAGCGAAGTCGCTTACAGGTGTTTCTGACACGCTCAATCAGGTGGTATCCCATTTTCGTGTGTGA
- the secF gene encoding protein translocase subunit SecF, giving the protein MRFNWDFKYIKMSKWFYTFSIIITLLGILSLSIFGLNYGVDFRSGSNVDVNLTKAVTQEQIQTLLDKKGIGKEVDYTPGKERFGIRFSQVLTDQQVNDFKTSFNKELDPKASFEVNTVDTEMAQELERNAIWAILLACVAIAAYISIRFEWRFAIAAIVSLLHDAFLVISIFSIFRLEVNLTFITAILTIVGFSINDTVVIFDRIRENLRFAKKKSRDDLEQVVDHSIAQTMTRSLATVFTVFIASLCLFIFGGESIRMFSLAMVIGLLFGAYSSIFIASPLWVALKGKQKSPAAGGGAAKTAKS; this is encoded by the coding sequence GTGCGCTTTAATTGGGACTTTAAATATATCAAGATGAGCAAGTGGTTTTACACGTTCTCGATTATTATCACGCTGCTTGGTATTTTGAGCTTGTCGATTTTCGGTTTGAATTACGGTGTTGATTTCCGTTCCGGTTCCAATGTGGATGTCAATTTGACCAAAGCAGTTACACAGGAACAGATTCAAACTTTGCTGGACAAGAAGGGTATCGGCAAAGAGGTGGATTATACGCCGGGTAAAGAGCGCTTTGGTATTCGCTTTTCGCAGGTATTGACGGATCAGCAAGTGAATGATTTTAAAACATCTTTCAATAAAGAGCTTGATCCGAAGGCTTCCTTTGAGGTTAATACGGTAGATACGGAAATGGCGCAAGAGCTGGAGCGAAATGCAATATGGGCGATTTTGTTAGCCTGTGTAGCCATTGCTGCTTATATCTCGATCCGGTTTGAATGGCGGTTTGCCATCGCAGCCATTGTTTCGCTGTTGCATGATGCATTTCTCGTTATCAGTATTTTTTCCATTTTCCGTCTTGAAGTAAATTTGACCTTTATTACGGCAATTCTGACGATTGTCGGCTTCTCCATCAATGACACCGTCGTTATTTTTGACCGTATTCGGGAAAATTTACGATTTGCAAAGAAGAAGTCCAGGGACGACTTGGAACAGGTGGTCGATCACAGTATTGCACAGACGATGACTCGTTCACTTGCAACGGTGTTTACTGTGTTTATTGCCTCCTTGTGCTTGTTCATTTTTGGCGGCGAGTCGATTCGGATGTTCTCGCTTGCAATGGTTATTGGTTTGTTGTTCGGTGCTTATTCTTCTATCTTCATTGCCAGCCCGTTGTGGGTAGCTTTGAAAGGAAAACAAAAGTCTCCGGCAGCAGGCGGTGGTGCCGCCAAGACTGCAAAGTCTTAA
- a CDS encoding cation diffusion facilitator family transporter, translating into MNSERSRSLETAAWSGIVGNLALAVLKGTVGYAANSKALMGDALHTTTDSASRLQELLFSKGAAEHGILARLRNGEKVRTVISVVLAILVLMSGLQLGISAVRTLSSPDPQAPGLYALITAFTALVLRESLFQFQYRYSIKHGHKAEADLYANHERYSLYASLIALIGMIGAMTGEAMEWPALLYLDPTAALLVACLVLRKGYLMVLNTAYPAPAQPLREEDSQRFMETIQRVHGIVTVEHLHAQEAGHFITVDVTISVNPRITVQEAQEIADRAKNLLLARFPQVTHVQMQFVSYQAGYPYKSNHELPDNDVSSLLQ; encoded by the coding sequence GTGAATAGCGAACGCAGCCGATCATTGGAAACTGCGGCGTGGAGCGGGATTGTGGGTAATCTTGCACTGGCTGTTCTAAAGGGAACCGTCGGTTATGCGGCAAACAGTAAGGCGTTGATGGGTGATGCGCTGCATACGACTACGGATAGTGCTTCCCGTTTGCAAGAGCTTTTGTTTTCCAAAGGTGCAGCAGAGCATGGTATACTGGCACGGTTGCGAAACGGTGAAAAAGTCCGGACTGTCATATCGGTAGTGCTGGCTATATTGGTGCTAATGAGTGGTCTTCAGTTGGGCATATCGGCTGTTCGTACTTTAAGCAGTCCAGATCCGCAGGCTCCAGGTCTGTATGCACTAATTACCGCTTTCACTGCTTTGGTACTGAGAGAGTCGCTGTTTCAGTTTCAATACCGTTACTCCATTAAACACGGCCATAAGGCTGAAGCAGATTTGTACGCTAATCATGAACGGTATTCGCTTTATGCATCGCTGATTGCTTTGATCGGCATGATTGGGGCAATGACAGGCGAAGCGATGGAGTGGCCTGCATTATTATATCTTGACCCGACTGCTGCGTTGCTGGTAGCCTGTCTGGTATTGCGTAAAGGATATCTGATGGTACTGAATACCGCCTATCCGGCTCCTGCGCAACCTCTGCGTGAGGAAGACTCACAACGCTTTATGGAGACGATACAGCGGGTGCATGGTATCGTAACAGTTGAGCATCTGCATGCACAGGAAGCAGGTCATTTTATAACTGTGGATGTAACCATTAGCGTGAACCCACGGATTACTGTGCAAGAAGCGCAGGAAATTGCTGATCGGGCAAAAAATCTGCTACTGGCACGTTTTCCGCAGGTGACCCATGTACAGATGCAGTTCGTTTCTTATCAAGCCGGGTATCCTTACAAGTCTAATCATGAACTACCGGATAATGATGTGTCGTCCTTGCTGCAATAA
- the secD gene encoding protein translocase subunit SecD, which translates to MKRILSFIVVVLITTGVMVGTSPGLLNSLKLGLDLKGGFEILYEAQPLEAGQSVTRQSLIQTAQSLERRINALGTTEPEVTTEGTNRIRVRLAGVSNEAEVRSMLKKPAELTFRSATAADAKKPGQYSKVELRGNDFVENGAVVGFDQLNQPEISIKVKDKAKFAEITKRLLNKELAIFLDQELLSAPTVRGELTDGSASITGNYTRDEANKLADTINLGALPLKLTEKYSQSVGATLGQLSLNQTIHAGLIGSIIILVFMIFMFRVPGLVASFCLIVHTWLVLAIFYLGGFVLTLPGIAAFVLGIGMAVDANIITYERIKEEIKTGKTIRSSVIAGSKASFRTVMDANITTIIAAAVMFGLGTGSVRGFALVLIVDIVTSILTNIFFSRFLLNLLVKADAVKKPKYFGVKESDISAL; encoded by the coding sequence ATGAAGAGAATTCTAAGTTTCATCGTGGTCGTGCTCATAACCACTGGTGTTATGGTCGGGACAAGCCCGGGCCTGCTGAACAGTTTAAAACTAGGCCTCGATTTAAAGGGAGGCTTTGAAATTTTATATGAAGCCCAGCCTTTGGAAGCCGGGCAGAGTGTAACCAGACAGTCTCTCATACAAACAGCTCAAAGTCTGGAGAGACGGATTAATGCGCTCGGTACGACTGAGCCGGAAGTAACAACGGAGGGCACCAACCGTATTCGTGTGCGGCTTGCTGGTGTATCCAATGAGGCAGAAGTCCGCTCCATGCTGAAAAAGCCTGCCGAGCTGACGTTCCGCAGTGCAACGGCAGCGGATGCTAAAAAGCCGGGCCAATACAGCAAAGTTGAGCTTCGCGGGAATGATTTTGTGGAGAACGGCGCTGTTGTCGGCTTTGACCAACTGAACCAACCTGAAATTAGTATCAAAGTGAAAGACAAAGCCAAGTTTGCTGAAATTACAAAGCGACTTCTGAACAAAGAGTTGGCTATTTTCCTGGATCAGGAATTACTTTCTGCACCTACGGTACGTGGAGAACTGACGGATGGCAGTGCGTCGATCACAGGAAACTACACTCGTGATGAAGCGAACAAGCTGGCCGATACGATTAACCTAGGTGCGCTTCCGCTCAAACTGACGGAAAAATATTCTCAGAGTGTAGGCGCTACACTGGGCCAATTGTCACTCAATCAAACGATCCATGCCGGTTTGATCGGTTCGATCATTATTCTGGTATTTATGATTTTTATGTTCCGTGTACCGGGACTGGTTGCCAGCTTCTGTCTCATCGTTCATACCTGGCTGGTGCTTGCCATCTTCTACTTAGGCGGGTTTGTACTCACGCTTCCGGGTATCGCAGCGTTCGTGCTGGGGATCGGGATGGCGGTCGATGCCAATATCATTACGTATGAGCGGATTAAAGAAGAAATCAAGACAGGGAAAACGATTCGTTCTTCTGTTATCGCAGGTAGTAAGGCCTCGTTCCGTACCGTAATGGATGCCAATATTACGACAATTATAGCGGCTGCTGTTATGTTCGGTCTGGGAACAGGCTCGGTTAGAGGTTTCGCTCTGGTGCTCATCGTTGATATTGTCACCAGTATTTTGACGAATATCTTCTTCTCCCGTTTCTTGCTCAATCTGCTGGTTAAAGCGGATGCTGTGAAGAAGCCCAAGTATTTTGGTGTGAAGGAGAGTGATATCAGTGCGCTTTAA
- the recJ gene encoding single-stranded-DNA-specific exonuclease RecJ, with protein sequence MLHSQYRWKTPEVSLEAAQPLTEELGISPLLSRLLVNRGVTTAGEANRFLYGSADDIHNPFLLMGMKEAVPRIRQALERGEHILIYGDYDADGVSSTSLMIQLMRFLKASYDIYIPHRSNEGYGLHNHALDWANQQGVTLVITVDTGISAVEQIAYAATLGIDVIVTDHHEPPAVLPEAYALINPKLPGCPYPFKGLAGVGVALKLAQALLDEVPEEWFEIAAIGTVADLMPLHGENRTMVRRGIQSMRSSAFPGIRALLGVAGVDMSTVTSVNIAFALAPRINASGRLDHAGRAVSLLTTEQEEEADQLAHALDLLNRERQQVVERIVEQAEQQLAAKLNGGTLPSVIVLAGEGWNVGVVGIVASKLLDRYYRPTIILGIDAETGMCKGSARSIPALDIYSALTDSHDLMEHFGGHPSAAGMTLSRDNLASFEERLNHYAASILTPDNLVPVAEADMVCRLDEVSIQVVEELELLQPFGMGNPSPRFVLQGLQLREARKMGREKNHVKLLLEQNGLSLDAIAFRRGDLADFLQQQTELDLLGELSINEWNGKRSLQLMMQDIRVQAPQIFDYRGVSDPFAELERGLKIFHPRIEERKNDVAVVMHPSSRLRPSRPVNAESIWVYDKEGGVTPGDDRRDTQHSVKSLFVLEPPDTPEQLQALWSTFEDVKNVFLLHSISERGGRLVSPDRELFKRIYVVLSQIGTQPVDEKAMLPALSRQCSCSVRMLSKVLDIFEELEFITRTKGRFCFVSNPPKRDLTASPRYQELHDMAEMERYLLDADTTQMTSWIMSLMKGAS encoded by the coding sequence TTGCTTCATTCGCAGTACCGATGGAAGACCCCGGAGGTTAGCCTGGAAGCGGCTCAGCCGTTGACGGAAGAGCTGGGGATTTCACCATTGTTGTCCCGGCTTTTAGTGAATCGGGGTGTCACTACGGCCGGGGAAGCAAACCGTTTTTTATACGGGAGTGCAGACGACATACACAACCCTTTTCTGCTCATGGGCATGAAAGAGGCAGTTCCGAGGATCCGTCAGGCGCTAGAACGTGGCGAACACATATTAATTTATGGTGATTATGATGCGGACGGGGTATCCAGTACGTCGTTGATGATTCAGCTTATGCGCTTCCTGAAAGCTTCGTATGATATTTATATTCCGCACCGCTCCAATGAGGGATATGGACTGCACAATCATGCCCTTGATTGGGCTAACCAGCAGGGGGTTACGCTCGTCATTACAGTGGATACGGGAATTAGTGCAGTAGAGCAAATCGCTTATGCGGCAACCTTGGGTATAGATGTTATTGTTACAGACCATCACGAGCCTCCTGCTGTGCTTCCTGAAGCGTATGCTCTGATCAATCCTAAGCTACCTGGCTGTCCCTATCCATTCAAGGGTCTTGCTGGTGTAGGTGTCGCTCTAAAGCTGGCACAGGCGCTGCTGGATGAAGTACCCGAGGAATGGTTTGAAATTGCTGCTATCGGTACGGTAGCTGATCTGATGCCGTTACATGGTGAGAACCGGACGATGGTACGCAGAGGGATTCAGTCTATGAGAAGCTCTGCGTTTCCGGGTATTCGGGCGTTGCTTGGTGTAGCGGGTGTGGATATGTCTACAGTGACCTCTGTCAACATTGCATTTGCCTTGGCTCCCCGGATTAATGCTAGTGGACGTCTGGATCATGCAGGACGGGCGGTCTCCCTTTTGACGACAGAGCAGGAGGAAGAAGCTGATCAGCTCGCGCATGCGCTGGATCTGCTCAATCGGGAGCGTCAGCAAGTAGTTGAACGTATTGTGGAGCAAGCCGAGCAGCAGCTGGCAGCCAAGCTGAATGGAGGCACGCTGCCGTCTGTAATCGTATTGGCTGGTGAAGGCTGGAACGTGGGTGTCGTGGGGATTGTGGCATCCAAGTTGCTGGATCGCTATTATCGTCCAACCATTATTCTGGGCATAGATGCAGAGACAGGAATGTGCAAAGGGTCTGCCCGTTCTATTCCGGCCCTGGATATTTATAGTGCTCTGACAGACAGTCATGACCTGATGGAGCACTTTGGTGGTCATCCTTCGGCTGCGGGTATGACGCTGTCTCGGGACAATCTGGCATCATTTGAGGAACGGTTAAATCACTATGCCGCTTCCATTTTGACGCCAGACAATCTCGTTCCTGTAGCCGAGGCAGATATGGTCTGTCGTCTGGACGAGGTATCTATACAGGTGGTTGAAGAACTGGAGTTACTCCAGCCCTTTGGTATGGGGAACCCTTCTCCACGTTTCGTGTTACAGGGGCTTCAATTGCGTGAGGCCCGTAAAATGGGGCGTGAGAAAAATCATGTAAAGCTGTTGCTGGAGCAAAACGGATTATCGCTGGATGCGATTGCCTTCCGGCGTGGTGATCTGGCTGATTTTTTGCAGCAGCAAACAGAGCTTGATCTGCTGGGCGAGCTATCTATTAACGAATGGAACGGCAAACGCTCCCTCCAACTGATGATGCAGGATATCCGTGTACAGGCTCCGCAAATTTTTGATTATCGGGGTGTATCGGACCCTTTTGCTGAGCTGGAGCGGGGGCTTAAGATTTTTCATCCTCGTATAGAAGAACGGAAAAATGACGTTGCTGTTGTGATGCATCCATCGTCCAGGCTTCGTCCGTCTCGTCCAGTGAACGCCGAATCCATATGGGTATATGATAAGGAGGGCGGCGTTACTCCCGGTGATGATCGAAGGGATACGCAACACTCTGTAAAGTCACTGTTCGTGTTGGAGCCACCGGATACGCCAGAGCAGTTGCAGGCATTGTGGTCTACGTTTGAAGATGTGAAGAATGTGTTTCTTCTTCATTCGATCAGTGAACGAGGCGGTCGACTCGTCAGCCCGGACAGGGAGCTGTTCAAGCGTATTTACGTTGTGCTTTCCCAAATAGGGACGCAGCCTGTGGATGAAAAAGCAATGCTGCCTGCTCTTAGCCGTCAATGCTCCTGTTCAGTACGAATGCTATCTAAAGTGCTGGATATTTTCGAGGAGCTTGAGTTTATAACCCGTACAAAAGGGCGATTCTGTTTTGTTTCCAATCCACCCAAGCGAGATTTAACGGCTTCTCCACGTTATCAGGAATTGCATGATATGGCTGAAATGGAGCGTTATTTGCTGGATGCGGATACAACCCAGATGACAAGCTGGATTATGTCGCTTATGAAGGGCGCGTCTTGA
- a CDS encoding adenine phosphoribosyltransferase, whose product MDYKEYIRVIPDFPQPGISFKDITTLMKNGELYRKAINDMKELVSDLKIDLIAGPEARGFVVGAPLAYALGVGFIPIRKSGKLPGETIEEAYGLEYGKDMLAMHKDAIEPGQNVLIADDLLATGGTIATSVNLVRQLGGNVVGTAFLIELSDLNGRAKLPDVDVFTLITY is encoded by the coding sequence TTGGACTACAAAGAATATATTCGGGTGATTCCCGATTTTCCACAACCAGGGATTAGTTTTAAGGATATTACGACCCTGATGAAAAATGGAGAACTGTATCGCAAGGCAATCAATGATATGAAGGAACTGGTATCGGATTTGAAAATTGATCTGATTGCAGGTCCCGAAGCACGGGGATTCGTTGTAGGTGCGCCTTTGGCTTATGCGCTTGGTGTTGGTTTTATTCCCATCCGTAAAAGTGGCAAGCTACCTGGTGAGACTATCGAGGAAGCATACGGTTTGGAATACGGCAAGGACATGCTGGCTATGCATAAGGATGCAATTGAGCCTGGACAAAATGTTTTGATTGCGGATGATCTGCTTGCTACAGGCGGAACCATCGCTACATCAGTGAATTTGGTACGTCAGCTTGGTGGAAATGTGGTAGGGACTGCTTTTCTTATTGAGCTGTCTGATCTGAATGGACGAGCGAAATTGCCTGACGTAGATGTATTTACGCTGATTACGTACTAA